The following coding sequences are from one Mycolicibacterium aichiense window:
- a CDS encoding aldehyde dehydrogenase — protein MSTAAEIFVDGKFLKAGQVQPVIEAATGEPLGDGASATEAEIDAAVAAARAALAQWQSTSPDHRADVLTAFAAALESRARSTDELVSRENGMPMSLSRGANGRFPAALVRYYAQLITETPIEEIRPSMIGHTVVRREAVGVVAAIVPWNYPQALAAFKLAPALAAGCTVVLKAAPETALDALVFAQAAEEAGLPAGVLNVVPGGAAAGAYLVSHPGVDKVTFTGSTVAGRAIGEVCGRLLRPVTLELGGKSAAIILDDADLDATMTGLRNASFVNNGQTCHLSSRILAPRSRYGEVLDALVGMVGALTVGDPLDKSTDIGPLVSARQRERVLGYIESGKASSAKLVAGGSVPADQPRGWFVSPTVFADVDNSDRIAQEEIFGPVLAVIPYDGDDEAVALANDSEFGLAGTVWSTDDERATEIARAVRTGTVGINDYQLDFRAPFGGVKASGIGRELGPEGLDAFFDLKSIYRVGPADD, from the coding sequence ATGAGCACCGCCGCAGAGATTTTCGTCGACGGAAAGTTCCTCAAAGCCGGTCAGGTGCAGCCGGTGATCGAAGCGGCGACCGGTGAGCCGCTGGGCGACGGCGCCAGCGCCACCGAGGCTGAAATCGACGCCGCGGTGGCCGCCGCGCGGGCCGCGCTCGCGCAGTGGCAGTCCACCTCGCCCGATCACCGGGCCGACGTGCTCACTGCTTTCGCTGCGGCCCTGGAGAGCCGCGCCCGATCCACCGACGAACTGGTGAGCCGCGAGAACGGCATGCCGATGTCGCTGTCGCGCGGTGCCAACGGCCGGTTTCCGGCCGCTCTGGTGCGCTACTACGCGCAGCTGATCACCGAAACGCCGATCGAGGAGATCCGCCCGAGCATGATCGGGCACACCGTCGTGCGCCGGGAAGCCGTCGGCGTGGTGGCCGCGATCGTGCCATGGAACTATCCGCAGGCCCTGGCCGCGTTCAAGCTGGCGCCCGCGCTGGCGGCCGGCTGCACGGTGGTGCTCAAGGCCGCCCCCGAAACCGCGTTGGACGCCTTGGTGTTCGCCCAAGCCGCCGAAGAAGCCGGGCTGCCTGCGGGCGTACTCAACGTCGTTCCCGGCGGTGCGGCCGCCGGCGCCTACCTGGTGTCGCATCCGGGCGTGGACAAGGTCACGTTCACCGGGTCGACGGTCGCCGGCCGTGCGATCGGCGAGGTGTGCGGCCGGCTGCTGCGCCCGGTCACCCTGGAGCTGGGCGGAAAGTCGGCGGCGATCATCCTCGACGACGCCGACCTCGACGCCACCATGACGGGTCTGCGGAACGCGTCGTTCGTCAACAACGGCCAGACCTGCCACCTCAGCTCGCGGATCCTGGCCCCCCGATCGCGCTACGGCGAGGTGCTCGACGCCCTCGTCGGCATGGTCGGTGCGCTCACCGTCGGTGACCCACTGGACAAGTCGACCGATATCGGTCCGCTGGTCAGTGCCCGCCAACGCGAACGGGTGCTGGGCTACATCGAGTCCGGGAAAGCAAGTTCGGCGAAACTGGTTGCGGGCGGCTCGGTTCCGGCCGATCAGCCGCGCGGCTGGTTCGTCTCGCCGACGGTGTTCGCCGACGTCGACAACTCCGATCGGATCGCCCAGGAAGAGATCTTCGGTCCGGTGCTCGCGGTGATCCCGTACGACGGTGACGACGAGGCCGTCGCGCTGGCCAACGACAGCGAGTTCGGTCTGGCCGGCACGGTGTGGTCGACCGACGACGAGCGGGCCACCGAGATCGCCCGCGCGGTGCGCACCGGCACCGTCGGGATCAACGACTACCAGCTGGACTTCCGTGCGCCGTTCGGGGGAGTGAAGGCCAGCGGCATCGGCCGCGAGCTGGGCCCGGAGGGACTGGACGCGTTCTTCGACCTCAAGTCGATCTACCGGGTCGGACCCGCAGACGACTGA
- a CDS encoding alpha/beta fold hydrolase — protein sequence MTVVLVHGNPETDVIWGPLVEALGRADVVRLSPPGFGAPLPDDFPATMVAYRDWLIGELDGFDEPVDLVGHDWGGGHVLNVVMNRPELVHSWATDVLGILHPDYVWHDMAQVWQTPGAGEEAIEALAASSHDDRVALLTGMGIPAAVATELSLAQGPEMGRAILALYRSAAQPAVSEAGRHLVNATARPGLSLLATEDTYVGTEEQRRAAAEQAGARTEVLDGLGHWWMLQDPVRGATALTRFWDSLD from the coding sequence ATGACGGTCGTTCTGGTACATGGCAATCCGGAAACCGACGTGATCTGGGGCCCGCTGGTCGAGGCACTCGGTCGCGCCGACGTGGTGCGGTTGTCGCCGCCCGGGTTCGGCGCCCCGCTGCCCGACGACTTCCCGGCCACGATGGTGGCCTACCGGGACTGGCTCATCGGCGAGTTGGACGGCTTCGATGAGCCCGTCGACCTCGTCGGCCATGACTGGGGCGGCGGGCATGTGCTCAATGTCGTCATGAATCGTCCCGAACTGGTCCACAGCTGGGCCACTGACGTGCTGGGGATCCTGCATCCGGATTACGTCTGGCATGACATGGCGCAGGTGTGGCAGACCCCCGGTGCCGGAGAAGAAGCCATCGAGGCGCTGGCCGCCAGCTCGCACGACGATCGGGTCGCTCTGCTGACGGGTATGGGCATCCCGGCCGCCGTCGCCACCGAGCTGTCACTGGCGCAGGGACCCGAGATGGGCCGGGCCATCCTGGCGCTGTACCGCTCGGCCGCGCAGCCGGCGGTATCCGAGGCGGGCCGGCATCTGGTCAACGCCACCGCCCGGCCGGGACTGTCGCTGTTGGCCACCGAGGACACCTACGTCGGCACCGAGGAGCAGCGCCGCGCGGCCGCCGAGCAGGCCGGGGCCCGCACCGAGGTGCTCGACGGTCTCGGCCACTGGTGGATGCTGCAGGATCCGGTGCGCGGCGCCACCGCGCTGACCCGGTTCTGGGACTCACTGGACTGA